Genomic segment of Carassius auratus strain Wakin unplaced genomic scaffold, ASM336829v1 scaf_tig00216382, whole genome shotgun sequence:
GTTAAGCTTGTATGTGCCTGCCTGCCTGAGTTTAGTTGACGCGGCACAAAATTGGATGGAGTAGCCCCCTTTCAATTCTCTATGCAGTAAAAAAACCTGTATGCCATAACCCAGGTCACATTTATATTGAGGAGGATTACTTGGCTTCTACAACACTGTACCAGTTCAAATGTTCTAAACATTCTTGTAGGTATTCTTCAAAGCTGGTCTGTTGGGTACTCTTGAGGAGATGAGAGATGAGAAACTAGCATCACTGGTTACCATGACTCAGGCTTTGTGCCGTGGATACGTCATGAGGAAGGAGTTTGTCAAAATGATGGAGAGGAGGTAAGATCAACTTACAAAACTATCTGCAACACAACTGTTTAGTGCCACAGATTGATAATGACTGATTTATTGATTACAATTTACACAGAGAATCAATTTATTCCATCCAATACAACATCCGCTCATTCATGAATGTCAAACATTGGCCATGGATGAAGCTCTACTTCAAGATCAAACCTCTTCTGAAGAGTGCAGAGACTGAGAAAGAAATGGCAGCAATGAAGGAGAATTATGAAAAAATGAAGGAGGATCTGGCAAAGGCATTAGCTAAAAAGAAGGAGCTTGAGGAGAAAATGGTGTCACTTCTTCAGGAAAAAAATGACCTTCAGCTGCAAGTAACAGCTGTGAGTATTTCAGCTCTTATTTATCCTATAATGGATCCTATAGCTATGAACGCAAGTCATTAACTTCATCCATGTCAATGAACAGGAATCTGAAAACCTCTCTGATGCTGAGGAGAGATGTGAAGGGCTCATCAAAAGCAAGATCCAGCTCGAGGCCAAACTCAAAGAGACAAACGAGAGactggaggatgaggaggaaatcAATGCTGAACTGACTGCCAAGAAGAGAAAACTGGAGGATGAATGCTCCGAGCTGAAGAAAGACATCGATGACCTGGAGCTCACCTTGGCAAAAGTGGAGAAGGAGAAACATGCTACagaaaataaagtcattattttttatctatcATCATACTGCTGATTGTGATTCAGGTTCTTGAGAATGAAAGCAGTAAACAATGTTTCCATCTAGGTGAAAAACCTGACAGAGGAGATGGCCTCTCAGGATGAGAGCATCGCCAAGCTGACCAAAGAGAAGAAAGCCCTCCAAGAGGCACACCAGCAGACTCTTGATGACCTTCAGGCAGAGGAAGACAAAGTCAACACTCTGACTAAAGCTAAGACAAAGCTTGAGCAGCAAGTGGACGATGTAAGATGCTTGGCatcattaattgattaatttcattaatggcaacaaatttattttttttgtttgtttatacagATTTTAATGCTCTGGTTTCTATCACAATAGCTTGAGGGCTCACTGGAGCAAGAGAAGAAGCTCCGTATGGACCTTGAGAGAGCCAAGAGAAAGCTTGAGGGTGATCTGAAACTTGCCCAGGAGTCCATAATGGACCTGGAGAATGAAAAACAGCAATCAGATGAGAAGATCAAAAAGTGAGTAGATGTCTGCATAattacacatttaacaaaaagtacgtattttgcacattttacaaaacacttttttaaaaacaggAAGGACTTTGAGATAAGTCAGCTTCTCAGCAAGATTGAGGATGAACAGTCTTTAGGAGCACAGCTTCAGAAGAAGATCAAAGAACTTCAGGTAACACTAACCCCAATCTTTCTGATGTGAAATGGTGAGGAAGTTGCATAGCTGTGAAAACCAACCAACATTACAAAGATCACTAAAGAActccttgtctttctttctttaggcCCGTATCGAGGAGCTGGAAGAGGAAATAGAGGCAGAGCGAGCTGCTCGTGCCAAAGTAGAGAAGCAGAGAGCTGATCTCTCCAGGGAACTTGAAGAGATCAGCGAGAGGCTTGAGGAAGCTGGTGGTGCTACTGCTGCTCAGATTGAGATGAACAAGAAGCGTGAAGCTGAATTCCAGAAGTTGCGTCGTGATCTGGAGGAGTCCACCTTGCAGCATGAAGCTACAGCTGCAGCTCTCCGAAAGAAGCAGGCAGACAGTGTGGCTGAACTCGGAGAACAGATCGACAACCTCCAGCGGGTCaagcagaagctggagaaggaGAAGAGTGAATACAAGATGGAGATTGATGACCTGACAAGCAACATGGAGGCTGTGGCTAAAGCAAAGGTAATGTCATTAGAgaatcattaaatataaaaacatcttTACAAACATCTGTTTTATAAACCTGTAACTTTTAAGGCTAATTTAGAGAAGGTGTGCCGTACCCTGGAAGACCAGCTGAGTGAAATCAAGACCAAGAGTGATGAAAATGTTCGTCAGCTGAATGACATGAATGCACAACGTGCAAGACTTCAGACTGAAAATGGTAAGGCATGGCACATAAGGTAAAcatgtaaaaactgtaaaaatatatataaaaaattcaatatTATATTTCATAGTAATATTTCTAACGTGATTTCAAGGCGAATTTAGCCGCCAACTGGAAGAGAAAGAAGCACTTGTTTCACAGCTAACTAGAGGAAAACAAGCTTATACACAGCAAATTGAGGAACTCAAAAGGCACATTGAGGAAGAAGTCAAGGTAGAGTTATACAAAATTCATGAgttaattaattttgaaaattaaGTTTCAACAGTCTTAATAATTGTAAAGACTGGACTATTGAAAGGCCCAAAATATGCTGCTTTACAGGCCAAGAATGCTCTGGCCCATGCGGTTCAGTCTGCCCGTCATGACTGTGACTTGCTCAGAGAGCAGTATGAGGAGGAGCAAGAGGCCAAAGCTGAACTCCAGCGGGGAATGTCTAAGGCCAACAGTGAGGTGGCTCAATGGAGAACCAAATATGAGACTGATGCAATCCAGCGAACTGAGGAGCTTGAGGAATCCAAGTAATTACAGCAAAGAACAATGTCTCCAGCACactacatttaatttcacaaatattagtaatatttaatatcaCTCTCTTCAGGAAAAAGCTTGCCCAGCGTCTGCAGGATGCCGAAGAATCCATTGAAGCGGTGAACTCCAAGTGTGCCTCTCTGGAAAAGACCAAACAGAGACTGCAGGGTGAAGTAGAGGACCTCATGATTGATGTGGAGAGGGCAAATTCATTGGCTGCCAACCTTGACAAGAAGCAGAGAAACTTTGACAAGGTGAGAAAGATGTGGATAATATTTAAATCTAAACGTTGTGCCATGGACTAATTACCAGTGATTTCCTTTTTGTCCAGGTCCTAGCAGAGTGGAAACAGAAGTATGAGGAAAGCCAGGCTGAACTAGAAGGTGCTCAGAAAGAAGCTCGTTCTCTCAGCACTGAGCTGTTCAAAATGAAGAACTCCTATGAAGAAGCTCTTGACCACCTCGAGACCCTGAAGAGGGAGAACAAGAATCTGCAACGTAAATAACACTTTTATTTGTACACCAATGATGTAAGAAAAgagatgtattaaaatagaacattttacaattcttctttttaaactttttagagGAAATTTCTGACCTTACTGAGCAGCTTGGAGAGACTGGAAAGAGCATTCATGAGTTAGAGAAAGCCAAGAAGACAGTAGAGTCTGAGAAATCAGAGATCCAGACTGCACTAGAAGAAGCCGAGGTGCCATTATTTTGCTCAAATATGAGCATTATGACAACATtggttttaataatattaaaacctaaatatggagtgaaatgaaatcaaaaaaattaatttatgcattttttggaaattattcataaatgtatgtataaaaaaataacaactcaAATTTAATTCAGAAGTaagtcaaaatatatatattattttttttgtagggcACCCTGGAGCATGAAGAGTCCAAGATTCTTCGTGTGCAGCTGGAGCTGAACCAGGTGAAGAGTGAGATTGACAGGAAGCTGGCTGAGAAGGATGAGGAGATGGAACAGATCAAGAGGAACAGCCAAAGAGTGATCGACTCCATGcagagcactctggactctgaggtCCGGAGCAGGAATGATGCCCTGAGAGTCAAAAAGAAGATGGAGGGAGATCTGAATGAGATGGAGATCCAGCTGAGTCATGCCAACCGCCAGGCTGCTGAGGCCCAGAAACAGCTCAGGAACGTCCAAGGACAACTCAAGGTATCTCTCTGAAGAATGAGGAATTGAAACGCATATTAAATGTATGATAATATTATACATGAATTAACTGAGAATGACCTGCAACTAACAACTAAAGAACATTGCCACAGGATGCCCAACTGCACCTTGATGAAGCTGTCAGAGGACAGGAGGACATGAAGGAGCAGGTGGCCATGGTGGAGCGCAGGAATAACCTGATGCAAGCAGAGATTGAGGAGCTGAGAGCTGCACTGGAGCAAACAGAGAGAGGCCGCAAAGTGGCTGAGCAGGAGCTGGTGGATGCCAGCGAGCGTGTGGGACTGCTGCACTCACAAGTACAGAAAAACTATACCCTGAGCAAATTAAGTTTACATGAGAGCAGAGTTTAGTTAAATGTAGACTACATAAACTACCTGCTTAAATCCCACAGAATACAAGTCTTATTAACACCAAGAAGAAGCTTGAGGCTGATCTGGTCCAGGTTCAAGGAGAGGTGGATGATGCAGtccaggaggccagaaatgcAGAGGAAAAGGCCAAGAAGGCCATCACTGATGTGAGCGCTAAGATTCTGTTTCTCTATTCTAATTTTAACAGTTATTTGACTTTGTTTATCTGCATTTGGTAACAAAGGGAACCTTCATGGAAGGCATTCCTGTCTATATTGGCTAGTTTATTTGAATTGGCTCATATTTCAGGCTGCCATGATGGCTGAGGAGCTGAAGAAGGAGCAGGACACCAGTGCTCACCTGGAGAGGATGAAGAAGAACCTGGAGGTGACTGTCAAAGACCTGCAGCACCGTCTGGATGAAGCTGAGAGTCTTGCCATGAAGGGTGGAAAGAAACAGCTCCAGAAACTGGAGTCCAGGGTAAATTACAAGCTAAACACGGTCTTAGATGAACTGTCTATGGTACAGATTTGACAGGTGACATCAATCTCTCTCTACTGAAGGTGCGCGAGTTGGAGGCTGAAGTTGAAGCGGAACAGAGACGTGGTGCAGATGCTGTGAAAGGAGTTCGCAAATATGAAAGGAGAGTTAAGGAGCTCACCTACCAGGTAAAACTACACAGGATttagaaacttacatttcattataatttacatAGGTAAACTAAGACCATCAACAATACTTTTACCCAAAGACTGAGGAAGACAAGAAGAACGTGATCCGACTGCAGGATCTGGTAGACAAGCTGCAGCTGAAAGTGAAGGCCTACAAGCgccaggctgaagaagctgtaagTTTAATGTCAAATGTCCTAAGTGTGAGGTTTTGATATTTtctaaacaatacatttagtgCCATGAGTGCAATGCACTGAAAGGGGTTGGATATCTGGTGTTATCCTAACAGGAGGAGCAGGCCAACACTCACCTGTCCAGGTACAGGAAGGTGCAGCATGAGCTGGAGGAGGCTCAGGAGCGCGCTGATATCTCTGAGTCCCAGGTCAACAAGCTGAGAGCCAAGAGCCGTGATGCTGGGAAGGTAACAAACGCACATAGTAGTTGTAAAATGTGCTCTGCAAAGCTAGAGTTTTATATGTAacgttaaaatatttttcaacaaaatttttattttctgcattttcaaGACTAAGGATGAAGAATGAAGAGAAGAAAACGCACCTACAAGCATGCATTTAATATGACGCTGCTGGGTTTTCATGTGtccaataaaatgaaatacagtCTCAATGCTGTCTTCTTTTGTTGATGTTCACCATATGAAACTTCTTTCAAACATTTATATGTATCCATTCAACTGACACTTTTATTCAAGAGGCTTAGCTATTTATCATTAGAACCAACAATATTTCCAGTACAAAAttagaaaatcccaaattcagtatctcagacaATTAGAATATTACATAAgaacaatacaaagaaaggatttttagaaatcttggccaactaaaaagtatgaacatgaaaagtatgagcatgtacagcactcaatactcaGTTGGgtctccttttgtctgaatgactgcagcaatgcggcgaggcatggagtggatcagtctgtggcactgctcaggtgttatgagagcccatgttgctctgatagtggccttcagctcttctgcattcttgggtctggcatatcgtaACTTCctcttcaaaaaaatattttctatggggttaaggtcaggcgagtttgctggccaattaagaacagggataccatggtccttaaaccaggtactggaagctttggcactgtgtgcaggtgcccagtcctgttggaaaattaaatctgcatctccataaagtcgGTCAGCAGcatgaagcatgaagtgctctaaaacttcctggtatatggctgtgttgacctttgacctcagaaaacacagtggaccaacaccagcagatgacatggcaccccaaaccatcactgactgtagaaactttacactggtcctcaagcaacgtggattgtgtgcctctcctctccttctccagactctgggaccctgatttccaaaggaaatgcaacatttacttttatcagagttagggttagggttagggttagggttagggtcctttttgtctttagcccaggctagatgcttctgatgctgtctgttgttcaagagtggcttgacacaaggaatgcgacagctgaaacccatgtcttgcatacgtctgcgCGTAGTGGTCCTTAAAGCACTGATTCCAGTCCACtctttgtgcaaggtgtcaatggtcgtcttttggacaactgtcaagtcagcaagTCAGCAATTAGCCCATAATTGtatagcctacagaactagactgagagaccatttaaaggcctttgcaggtgttttgagttaattagctgattacagTGAGACACCAGGTgccttcaatattgaaccttttcacaatattcaaattttctgaaatacttaatttagaattttccttagttgtcagttataatcatcaaaattgaaatatatcagtctgtgtgtaatgcattaatataatatacaagtttcactttttgaatggaattagtgaaataaatcaactttttgacgatattctaattatatgaccagcacctgtatatacttaggaaaattgtttttacacagaagacaaaaactttaattaattataaatgtcatGGCTATTTACAGATGTTTAATCAAACATGAACTTCCCCAAAACAAGAAGGTACCTTACCTAGGCTATGCTTATTAATATGGAAACATGGCTATAATCCGGACATATTTTTTACCAGCAAAATTTCCCATCTATCAGAGAAATTAGTTTTAGATTTGTTGCCAAGAACTCAACATTGAAAAATTACCTTAAAAATAAGATCAGTCATTGAGTTGAAGTTTCTTTTTAAGAGACTGTTCAACCTATGAAAAGCCAATTGGAAGGAATACACAGATTtaatgaaagtgatgtgacaaacAGCGaagcatggtgacccatactcagagttcatgctctgcattaaacccagccaaagtgcacacacacagcagtgaacacacacccggtgcagtgggcatcatttatgctgcagtgcccggggagcagttgtcTTAAAGACACTCTTTGTCTTAAAGCAATCAAACAAAGGTGGAGTCAGTGATAGAAATAATAGACCTTCTGTCACAAATTAAGACCGTTTTACAAGTTGCATCAAAAAGGATTCAAGAAAGACTATGCCAAGAGTGTGTCGTAAGAGCTACATTCCCAGAATGTGAAGTGAAATACTATCCAACTCTCAAAGAATATGAAAAAGAATACCTAAAAGATGCCTATGCTGACTTTACCCACAAACTCGGTGACACCATTCTTAAATTAATAAGTGCCCAAAGAAGGGAAACCTGCCAGCATATGATAGAGACCATCAACTTCTCAAAGAACAGCAAAAACCTTGGGCTATTTTTGTCAACTGCAGGTGGCagattcttttttatatatttagtgcCCAAACCTGGGAACAATCTACTTagcattgtttgggaggcagacacactcagTTGGCCACTCTCCACTCACCTTGAAGCAGAATTTCCATTCATCTCGGATCTCTGTCATTAACAAGACATCTTAAGCAGAGACACAAAATTACTGTTGACTGGATACTTTGGTATCATTCTCTGAAATCCCTCCAGACTCCAGAAAGTTTCTTCACAACTTTTACAACCTGCCAATGCAGCTTGTTTTAGTTGCTTGAATTCTGACTTGACTATTTTACTTGTACGAAGATTATATTTTACTCTGAAAATGCTTCTCTCCATACTGGATCAATAATCCAAAGTTGACTGGACATGTCAACTGATTTTATGCTCTTAGAACAGATGTGGTATGATTGCAAACCAGACCATATTCACATAGAAATACATTTGTAGCTTTGTTCATTGTGATCTGAACCATTTGGCCAGAAATCTTAACATCTAAATAAGAATATGGAGCAAATCATATACTCTTCATTACTTAATTTTAAAGGCACACAGTATATTGAAAATCAGTGTACTTACAGAGATTTTGGAGTGATGATAGGTCAGGTAAGTCTTCACTGTGGCCTAGATGAGAGATCTAAACctcataaaaaagaaaaggaacggaatttgtgctctgcatttcacccacACACGTGTGCACATACAGCAGTGaatagtgaacaaacacacacctgggGAGTCTATGGACGTTTGGTTCTTGCTCAAGGGTCTAAACTCAGTCGTGagattgagggtggaagagagcactagTCATTCATATcacccacctacaatccctgctggtaccaagactcaaacctgcaaccttaggttacaagtctgactcgtTAACCATTAGATCACAACTGCCCCCTAATACAAACAGAAGAGCTCACTGtgctatatttaatgttttctccATATAAGAACATGCTTTTTATAACTTTGAGAGTCATAATATCACCATGAAACAAGATTAGTATTGCAGTGACCACTGAGCTTTAATTGTCCAATAAAAAATCTGCCAGAGATATTATTTTCCATTTGGAAAATCTCTGGTAATAAATCTTCTAGGTTTTAATGGTCCTGCTAGCCAAACTTCTCAAATTAGTCAAGAAGAAAAATCTCTTCTCACATGCCTGAGATTGAACTAAATATAACATACAGTAAGCTCTTCATGATtctgtaaaacatttaaactaataTGTGAATAACTTTACTTCATGTGCAAACACTGTTACATGACTTTATTTGACTTTGAAGAGGAAAATGTATGTCTGAAAGCAAATGCTGAAACATGCTGAACAAAGGAAAGGTAATTAATGTGTATAAGGTGATCAAGTGGTTGCCCAAAAGGTAAGTTGTATATAACCCTTCAAATATTTTAGTCATCAGATTTGTTGGTCTGGCTGTCACTGCTGAAACTGAAAACTAGTGACAGCTGACTGCTTCTCcacatccaaaccaagttaatCCTCTGTGCCAAGTTCCAATAATTTTAAAGATGATACATTGAAATAAGACTTGCCATCAAATTAAACACTGCAAATAAGCAGGTTCACATAAGAAAAACTACATTCAAACAACAGTACAGCCTAAAAAAAGCATGGATTGTAAAACTGTTTAAACATACATAATCCAAAAAGTACATAATCCAAAAGTCTATGAGTATGTGATTTCTTTAACATGAAAACATTTCAATATTATGAACATTTTGTGTAGAAAATTGTTCTTAGATGAAGTAAAcaatattaacaattaaaaacCCTGCATCTTAAAGCAAGCCCAAAAAATGAATGGCAACTTGCTGTCTTTCTATTTTCCTCTAGGACAGAGTTACATTACCATAAACCAAGCAGAATTACATGACCAAATCAAGCTGGACAGTTCTGCTGACTGTTCAGTAACAACACTATATAAACGGCACCCTCTGATTGAAGCACAGTGGCCCATTGAAGGTGGGTAAGATATTTGCTTGTAGTTTCAGAAAgctaaaattattgtatttttttctgaatttatataTTAGCATATGTAGTCTAACAtatgtagagaaaaaaaaacatgcttttttgttgttgttgttgttgttttcagaatCCTGAACGTGACAGCTGTTATTTCTCTTTGGGCATTGTACAAggtaaagttttaataaaatatttaaaaaaattaacttgcaaaaaatgattatgataatgccatataaatcttttaaatactaataattaataaattgacaaacattttcatgcacaattaattaaagtaaaagtCATGGTTAAATGCAGTTAAAAGttagaccaaaaaataaaatgaaacttcaattaaagttaaaatgtgaACCAAATTAAATCTATCAGCATTGTAATGTCAGTTCCACTCCACAGTGAAGTGCCATCATGGGAGATGCTGAAATGGAGTGTTTCGGCCCGGCGGCTGTTTACCTCCGGAAGCCAGAAAGAGAGAGGATCGAGGCTCAGACTGCCCCTTTTGATGCCAAAACGGCGTTCTTTGTGGTAGATGCAGATGAGATGTACCTGAAGGGTACTCTTGTTAGTAAAGAGGGTGGCAAAGCTACCGTCAAAACTCACAGTGGGAAAGTAAGTATCATGTAATCAAGTATcatatcatataaaaaatatatatatttcatatgttaCTGTGATTTAGTCTCCAGTAAAATGTTGTACAAAACTCTCTCATCCTTCTTCTGATTACTGATCAATGTTCATTACAGACTGTCACGGTAAAAGAAGATGAAATCTTCCCCATGAATCCTCCCAAGTTTGACAAAATTGAGGACATGGCCATGATGACCCACCTCAATGAGCCTGCTGTGCTGTATAACCTCAAAGAGCGTTACGCAGCATGGATGATCTATGTAAGTTTAAGTAAATCATGTTTTATTCCTGGTATGGGACGGCAGCCCTGAAAACTGGACTCTCTATCTCTGTTTCAGACCTACTCTGGCTTGTTCTGCGTCACTGTCAATCCCTACAAGTGGCTCCCAGTGTACGACACAGTTGTTGTGGGTGGATACAGAGGCAAAAAGAGGATTGAAGCCCCACCTCACATCTTCTCCATCTCCGACAACGCCTACCAGTTCATGCTCACTGGTAAGTGGATTCTGGAAGTGTGTTAATACACAAGGGTTAAAAAGATGCACTTTACactaaaagaaaatagaaaaaaatgcacTTTACAATAACTACTATGAAGTATAAGTGTATAATTTATTGCCTATAAATTGTACAAATTGTGACAGTGTTTACATATAAGTAAGTTAAATGCAAACAGTATGTatgccattttatttaaattactgtgcaaaaaaaataattgtttattaagtCCATATAAAAGTGGACTGAAAATGCtttaacatatttgtttttgtatgtttagTTAACAACTAGCTAGTAAACCATACCTAGCTGAGGTTTTCAACTGatgcaagaatgcattaattGATTTAGTTCTTTATAGGAaccattattttgcattattcaagtaaagtcacatttatttttatagcgctttaTGCATTACAGAGTGTTTAAGAGTAGCCTCACTGAGTTAACCAGGAATAATCCAGAATCAATGTAAATCAAACTACTATATCGAGACAATTACAATTCTGCTGTAAAACAGCTCTAACTGCATAAAAGATGTAACAAACTTTTTCTATATGAACCTATAAAGTAAAATTAGCATATAAAGCATATAAAGATTAGCATATAGCCTATTAATgtattgacaaataaaaaaatatatatataatagatgaGTTAAGTAAAAATAAGGGCTGACCCCTAATGGTCGACCAACATATTATtagttgcagaaaaaaaaattcaaaggacTGGTGAGGTCACAGAGTTTGTGACAGACGGATCCTTAACAATTGTTCTATTTGTTAATTCAGTACATCGGGCAGGACATCCAAATGCTCACCTGTCATTCATCAACCTCAAATATGTCTTATAATCTGAAATATGTTAGTAAAAGCAATTTTACATGGCCACTCAATCTAACGTTAACCTTGATTAGTGTGCATTTTTTAAGTGCTCACTGCAGGACAAATGGAAGCGCTGGTGTGTTCATCTGCTCCTAAAATACTCcctcatttttggtcatacaaaAAAAGAGTAATA
This window contains:
- the LOC113097722 gene encoding myosin heavy chain, fast skeletal muscle-like; this encodes MGDGEMECFGPAAIFLRKTEKERIEAQNTPFDAKTAFFVVDADEMYLKGTLVSKEGGKATVKTHSGKTVTVKEDEIFPMNPPKFDKIEDMAMMTHLNEPCVLYNLKERYAAWMIYTYSGLFCVTVNPYKWLPVYDAVVVAGYRGKKRIEAPPHIFSISDNAYQFMLTDRENQSVLITGESGAGKTVNTKRVIQYFATVGAMSGPKKAEPVPGKMQGSLEDQIVAANPLLEAYGNAKTVRNDNSSRFGKFIRIHFGTTGKLASADIETYLLEKSRVTFQLSAERSYHIFYQLMTGHKPELLEALLITTNPYDYPMISQGEITVKSINDVEEFIATDTAIDILGFSADEKISIYKLTGAVMHHGNMKFKQKQREEQAEPDGTEVADKIAYLMGINSADMLKALCYPRVKVGNEMVTKGQTVPQVNNAVSALCKSVYEKMFLWMVVRINEMLDTKQPRQFFIGVLDIAGFEIFDFNSLEQLCINFTNEKLQQFFNHHMFVLEQEEYKKEGIDWEFIDFGMDLAACIELIEKPMGIFSILEEECMFPKATDTSFKNKLHDQHLGKCAAFQKPKPAKGKAEAHFSLVHYAGTVDYNIVGWLDKNKDPLNDSVVQLYQKSSLKVLAFLYAAHGAAEAEGGGGKKGKKKGGSFQTVSALFRENLGKLMTNLRSTHPHFVRCLIPNESKTPGLMENFLVIHQLRCNGVLEGIRICRKGFPSRILYGDFKQRYKVLNASVIPEGQFIDNKKASEKLLGSIDVDHTQYKFGHTKVFFKAGLLGTLEEMRDEKLASLVTMTQALCRGYVMRKEFVKMMERRESIYSIQYNIRSFMNVKHWPWMKLYFKIKPLLKSAETEKEMAAMKENYEKMKEDLAKALAKKKELEEKMVSLLQEKNDLQLQVTAESENLSDAEERCEGLIKSKIQLEAKLKETNERLEDEEEINAELTAKKRKLEDECSELKKDIDDLELTLAKVEKEKHATENKVKNLTEEMASQDESIAKLTKEKKALQEAHQQTLDDLQAEEDKVNTLTKAKTKLEQQVDDLEGSLEQEKKLRMDLERAKRKLEGDLKLAQESIMDLENEKQQSDEKIKKKDFEISQLLSKIEDEQSLGAQLQKKIKELQARIEELEEEIEAERAARAKVEKQRADLSRELEEISERLEEAGGATAAQIEMNKKREAEFQKLRRDLEESTLQHEATAAALRKKQADSVAELGEQIDNLQRVKQKLEKEKSEYKMEIDDLTSNMEAVAKAKANLEKVCRTLEDQLSEIKTKSDENVRQLNDMNAQRARLQTENGEFSRQLEEKEALVSQLTRGKQAYTQQIEELKRHIEEEVKAKNALAHAVQSARHDCDLLREQYEEEQEAKAELQRGMSKANSEVAQWRTKYETDAIQRTEELEESKKKLAQRLQDAEESIEAVNSKCASLEKTKQRLQGEVEDLMIDVERANSLAANLDKKQRNFDKVLAEWKQKYEESQAELEGAQKEARSLSTELFKMKNSYEEALDHLETLKRENKNLQQEISDLTEQLGETGKSIHELEKAKKTVESEKSEIQTALEEAEGTLEHEESKILRVQLELNQVKSEIDRKLAEKDEEMEQIKRNSQRVIDSMQSTLDSEVRSRNDALRVKKKMEGDLNEMEIQLSHANRQAAEAQKQLRNVQGQLKDAQLHLDEAVRGQEDMKEQVAMVERRNNLMQAEIEELRAALEQTERGRKVAEQELVDASERVGLLHSQNTSLINTKKKLEADLVQVQGEVDDAVQEARNAEEKAKKAITDAAMMAEELKKEQDTSAHLERMKKNLEVTVKDLQHRLDEAESLAMKGGKKQLQKLESRVRELEAEVEAEQRRGADAVKGVRKYERRVKELTYQTEEDKKNVIRLQDLVDKLQLKVKAYKRQAEEAEEQANTHLSRYRKVQHELEEAQERADISESQVNKLRAKSRDAGKTKDEE